The genomic stretch TTTATGCTGAAAGGGCATGATGCATCAGAAGCATTGGTTGGGCTAGATGCAGAATATGGTGGAATACAGTATGACCATAAAGAGCCGACTAAATGGATATTAGTTGAACGTATTGCCGATGAAGGAGGAAGCTTGGCAACAATGAACGTAAGCGCATTGAAAGGCTTTGTAGGTCAGAAATGCACTCAATCTGGCAATTGGTGGAGTCTAGCAAATGAATCGCAATCTCGTTATTTTAAACAAGGCGACATTTTTCCTGAAATTAAGAACAATACATGGGGAGAAACGATTTGGTATTTAGAAGTGACAAATAAGGAATAATGTAGATTGATTAACCGTATAGATAAAAATATAGACCGCAAGTTTTATTAAAAGATGATGCTGAAAAATATGGGAAGAAATAAAAAATTAACACGGATTAGTTTTTAAAGTATTTAAAATAATAACTGAAAAGTGAATAAAATGATTTTCAATAATGCCAATCAAATACTAGAAGAGTTTACCGCAGAGCTATTTATTGTTGAAGGTGAGATTACAGACTTAATCACCCGTCAAATCTTAGAGAATTTGAATGCACAAGGACAATCGCATGCCAGTGCAATTGCAGCAGGTTCTACACTATTAGGTCAACTCGGCAGCGCTGCTTTAGCTGGTATTGCTGCCAGTGATGATGGGGTCGACGTCAGTGAGTTTGCGATAGAACTGACTGATCATGCTGGGATGACGCATCTTTTTAAAGGTTGTTTTCCTGAGGTGGTGTTTAAAAAAGGTGATCAGGTCAAAGTCATTGCACACCCCTTTAAAACAGATTATGGCTATGTCTCTGCAATTATTGATATTAAAAATAATTATATATGGACCAGTCAACAAGTAGAAAGAGGTCGTTATAGATATCGAGTTTTTTGTATTAAATCATTTGGACTAATCTGCTTAGTTGGATTGGTATTTATATTTCTA from Acinetobacter pullicarnis encodes the following:
- a CDS encoding putative type VI secretion system effector, whose protein sequence is MIFNNANQILEEFTAELFIVEGEITDLITRQILENLNAQGQSHASAIAAGSTLLGQLGSAALAGIAASDDGVDVSEFAIELTDHAGMTHLFKGCFPEVVFKKGDQVKVIAHPFKTDYGYVSAIIDIKNNYIWTSQQVERGRYRYRVFCIKSFGLICLVGLVFIFLLFGVIGGFESLRHIVTVYFCVFTLSLSLLIGWRVGASFDEQSIELEAILKKLGFYKPTMMSLNKYSIFSTEPANNQLNERWKDYTYRIDLAQKDDAEKYGKK